The following coding sequences lie in one Lolium perenne isolate Kyuss_39 chromosome 2, Kyuss_2.0, whole genome shotgun sequence genomic window:
- the LOC127334268 gene encoding exocyst complex component EXO70H1-like, with protein sequence MTRAGSRSPLPPRRTLPATVVDDTVAAAAALLDKWHPEDSSSGRSLFLDSTVPDEADAFLRAAKDLHRAMLFYASGLTSKGLHGGGHGLIHAQELLDTAMRRLELELQILLSCLPDVIQFSQYDDDEDEDVDDDQSLTETCGHLRAVAEAMLAAGYGKECVAVFKEHRRASVAAALQRLHGFSPSQQLPTISKLAWEQIDARLQSWLTGARTAFASVFAGERDLCDRAFAGENASVGDAVFSAIADDQAMSILAFAEAAVAKAKRAPERLFRMLDVHDALTETIIPAIVAAFGEKSEVMFRAAELAVAKVGDTVRGMVAGFEAAIEKEPTKATAPGGAVHPLTRYVMNYLVVLADYENALANIYSAEQYTDTTDIGLGSGTAGSSSSDLSMASTSSFSSSSTQRTLSLWSNPIGWLVSVLLRKLDAKAGNYREAALSYLFLANNTHYVAKKVGGGTKLEAVLGEDWTKAQRAKARGYVDVYVRSAWGSKVLRGGAVDKAVIEAVAMQETWVAADEEMGEVLRAVARAAVVPTYRTFYRRQGATARLTPGDVIGMIDRLFGGQTSRSHSNSLSSTY encoded by the coding sequence ATGACGCGCGCCGGCAGCCGCAGCCCCTTGCCTCCCCGCCGCACGCTCCCGGCCACCGTCGTCGACGACAcagtggccgccgccgccgccctgctcgACAAGTGGCACCCAGAGGACTCCTCCTCCGGCCGCTCCCTCTTCCTCGACTCCACCGTCCCGGACGAGGCCGACGCCTTCCTGCGCGCCGCCAAGGACCTGCACCGCGCCATGCTCTTCTACGCCTCCGGCCTCACCTCCAAGGGCCTCCACGGCGGGGGCCACGGCCTCATCCATGCCCAGGAGCTCCTCGACACTGCCATGCGCAGGCTCGAGCTCGAGCTCCAGATCCTCCTCTCCTGCCTCCCGGACGTCATCCAGTTCAGCCAATACGACGATGACGAAGACGAGGATGTTGACGATGACCAGAGCCTGACAGAGACGTGCGGCCACCTCCGCGCCGTCGCAGAGGCCATGCTGGCCGCCGGGTACGGCAAGGAGTGCGTCGCCGTCTTCAAGGAGCACCGCCGCGCGTCCGTGGCCGCCGCGCTGCAGCGCCTGCACGGCTTCTCGCCTTCCCAGCAGCTGCCCACCATCAGCAAGCTCGCCTGGGAACAGATCGACGCCAGGTTGCAGTCCTGGCTCACCGGCGCGCGCACCGCGTTCGCGTCAGTGTTCGCCGGGGAGAGGGACCTCTGTGACCGGGCCTTCGCCGGGGAAAACGCGTCCGTCGGCGACGCCGTGTTCTCCGCCATCGCGGACGATCAGGCCATGAGCATCCTGGCTTTCGCCGAGGCAGCCGTGGCGAAGGCGAAGCGCGCCCCGGAGCGGCTGTTCCGCATGCTCGACGTGCACGACGCGCTCACCGAGACCATCATCCCGGCCATCGTCGCCGCGTTCGGGGAGAAGTCGGAGGTCATGTTCCGAGCGGCCGAGCTCGCGGTGGCCAAGGTCGGCGACACGGTGCGGGGCATGGTGGCCGGCTTCGAGGCGGCCATCGAGAAGGAGCCGACCAAGGCCACGGCGCCGGGCGGCGCGGTGCACCCGCTCACCCGATACGTCATGAACTACCTCGTCGTCCTCGCCGACTACGAGAACGCGCTGGCTAACATATACTCGGCAGAGCAGTACACGGACACCACGGACATCGGCCTCGGAAGCGGCACGGCCGGCTCGTCGTCGTCGGACCTCTCCATGGCGTCGACTTCGTCGttctcgtcgtcgtcgacgcagAGGACGTTGAGCCTGTGGTCGAACCCGATCGGGTGGCTAGTGTCCGTGCTGCTGCGGAAGCTGGACGCCAAGGCCGGGAACTACCGGGAGGCGGCGCTGAGCTACCTGTTCCTGGCGAACAACACGCACTACGTGGCCAAGAAGGTGGGCGGCGGCACGAAGCTGGAGGCGGTCCTCGGCGAGGATTGGACCAAGGCGCAGAGGGCCAAGGCGCGCGGCTACGTGGACGTCTACGTGCGCTCGGCCTGGGGGAGCAAGGTGCTCCGCGGCGGAGCGGTGGACAAGGCAGTGATAGAGGCGGTGGCAATGCAGGAGACCTGGGTGGCGGCGGACGAGGAGATGGGAGAAGTGCTCAGGGCGGTAGCGAGGGCGGCCGTGGTGCCCACGTACAGAACGTTCTACCGGCGGCAGGGCGCCACGGCGAGGCTGACGCCGGGGGACGTGATCGGCATGATAGACAGGCTGTTCGGCGGCCAGACGTCACGCTCACACAGCAATAGCTTAAGCAGCACCTACTAG